The following proteins are encoded in a genomic region of Brachypodium distachyon strain Bd21 chromosome 1, Brachypodium_distachyon_v3.0, whole genome shotgun sequence:
- the LOC100846359 gene encoding transcription factor SPEECHLESS, giving the protein MGDIALCGQLLLDNVVDGEFQLPSDAEDLFSILETWEDCVNGSAATTALSPTSGASSGALLAPPDSKLGSKRRMAPQDQEDNDDTAAQAQKRRKCSPEAPKTAHITVERNRRKQMNEHLAALRSLMPCFYVKRGDQASIIGGVVDYIKELQQVKQSLEAKKQRKAYTEQVLSPRPLPSPSPRLPLSPLLKSTPPLSPRLATMSPCRTPPTPGSPYKLIRPLPLPPTMSSGSSAYVSPAMTPTGCHEPSLEAIAAELSVYAANRQATLLPDVRVEFRGANLVLKTVSPRAPGQAVKIVAALEGRALEILHAKISTVDDTDVNAFTVKIGIECELSAEELVQEIQQTFS; this is encoded by the exons ATGGGAGACATCGCGCTGTGCGGCCAGCTCCTCCTGGACAACGTCGTCGACGGCGAGTTCCAGCTCCCCTCCGACGCCGAAGACCTCTTCAGCATCCTCGAGACATGGGAAGACTGCGTGAACGGTAGCGCCGCTACGACGGCGTTGAGCCCCACGTCCGGCGCCAGCAGTGGTGCGCTGTTGGCGCCACCAGACAGCAAGCTGGGCAGCAAGCGGCGAATGGCGCCGCAGGATCAGGAAGATAACGATGACACGGCGGCACAGGCGCAGAAGAGGCGAAAGTGCTCGCCGGAGGCCCCGAAGACGGCGCACATCACGGTGGAGCGCAACCGGAGGAAGCAGATGAACGAGCACCTCGCCGCGCTGCGGTCGCTCATGCCGTGCTTCTATGTCAAGCGT GGCGACCAAGCATCCATCATAGGAGGGGTGGTGGACTACATCAAGGAGCTGCAGCAAGTGAAGCAGTCCCTGGAGGCCAAGAAGCAGCGCAAGGCCTACACGGAGCAGGTCCTCAGCCCACGCCCGCTGCCATCGCCCAGCCCGCGGCTCCCTCTCAGCCCGCTCCTCAagtccacgccgccgctcAGCCCGCGTCTCGCCACGATGAGCCCCTGCAGGACGCCCCCGACGCCCGGAAGCCCCTACAAGCTCATCCGGCCCCTGCCCCTGCCACCAACAATGTCGTCAGGCTCCTCCGCCTACGTGTCCCCGGCGATGACGCCGACCGGCTGCCACGAGCCGTCGCTGGAGGCCATCGCGGCGGAGCTATCGGTGTACGCGGCCAACAGGCAGGCGACGCTCCTCCCTGACGTGAGGGTGGAGTTTCGCGGCGCCAACCTTGTGCTCAAGACGGTGTCGCCCCGCGCGCCGGGGCAGGCGGTGAAGATCGTCGCGGCGCTGGAGGGACGGGCGCTGGAGATCCTCCACGCCAAGATCAGCACGGTCGACGACACCGACGTCAATGCCTTCACCGTCAAG ATTGGAATCGAGTGTGAGCTCAGCGCGGAAGAACTGGTACAAGAGATTCAGCAAACGTTCTCGTGA